In the Bordetella genomosp. 10 genome, one interval contains:
- the prfA gene encoding peptide chain release factor 1: MKSSMRDRLEQLSRRLVELDALLAEPDAASDMDRFRKLSRERAEIEPVVQGYAAYTRAEDDLATAQELLADPEMKAMAEDEIKSAKARIEELGASLQVLLLPRDPDDGRSLFLEIRAGTGGDESALFAGDLLRMYTRYAERMGWKVELMSESASELGGYKEVIVRIDGDGAYGRLKFESGGHRVQRVPATEAQGRIHTSACTVAVMPEADEMTDIVINPADLRIDTFRASGAGGQHINKTDSAVRITHLPTGLVVECQDDRSQHRNKDKAMQVLVARLRDKEVRERQSKEAAQRKSLIGSGDRSERIRTYNFPQGRLTDHRINLTLYKLLQIMEGDLDELIGALIAEHQAELLAALGED, encoded by the coding sequence ATGAAATCTTCCATGCGTGATCGCCTGGAGCAATTGTCCCGGCGGCTGGTCGAGCTGGACGCCTTGCTCGCCGAGCCCGACGCCGCGTCCGATATGGACCGCTTCCGCAAGCTCTCGCGCGAACGCGCCGAAATCGAACCCGTGGTGCAGGGCTACGCCGCCTACACGCGCGCGGAGGACGACCTGGCCACCGCGCAGGAATTGCTGGCGGACCCGGAAATGAAAGCCATGGCCGAGGACGAGATCAAGAGCGCGAAGGCCAGGATCGAGGAACTGGGCGCGTCGCTGCAGGTGCTGCTGCTGCCGCGCGACCCGGACGACGGCCGCAGCCTGTTTCTGGAAATCCGGGCGGGCACCGGCGGGGACGAAAGCGCGCTGTTCGCCGGCGACCTGCTGCGCATGTATACGCGCTACGCCGAACGGATGGGCTGGAAGGTCGAGCTCATGTCGGAAAGCGCGTCGGAATTGGGCGGCTACAAGGAAGTCATCGTCCGCATCGACGGCGACGGCGCCTACGGCCGCTTGAAGTTCGAGTCCGGCGGCCACCGCGTGCAGCGCGTGCCCGCCACCGAGGCGCAAGGCCGCATCCATACGTCGGCATGCACCGTGGCCGTGATGCCCGAGGCCGACGAGATGACCGATATCGTCATCAATCCGGCCGACCTGCGCATCGATACCTTCCGCGCCAGCGGCGCGGGCGGCCAGCACATCAACAAGACCGATTCCGCCGTCCGCATCACCCACCTGCCGACCGGGCTGGTGGTGGAATGCCAGGACGACCGTTCCCAGCACCGCAACAAGGACAAGGCCATGCAGGTGCTGGTGGCGCGCCTGCGCGACAAGGAAGTGCGCGAACGGCAGAGCAAGGAAGCGGCGCAGCGCAAGAGCCTGATCGGCAGCGGCGACCGCTCCGAGCGCATCCGCACCTACAACTTCCCGCAGGGACGCCTGACCGACCATCGCATCAACCTGACGCTGTACAAGCTGCTGCAGATCATGGAAGGCGACCTGGACGAGCTCATCGGCGCCCTGATCGCCGAGCACCAGGCCGAGCTGCTGGCCGCGCTGGGCGAGGACTGA
- a CDS encoding NAD(P)/FAD-dependent oxidoreductase, protein MPQYSDAIIVGGGPAGASCAIWLARLGLAPLLVEAGARPGGLPNDNPFADDWIAALPGVTGQQVGANIARSVEAAGVPVRCGRRAVAVERTETGFAVTVQAAQGGMPAAPAPASEALYGRHLVIASGVRARNLADAAPGDRWPGVLVGPGSAIVEQDYAGRSVAVLGGGDNGFENYAYVKSRGASAVHLYARTVRARPQLVDAVPAADLRLGDYQVDPVARRVEEQSYDLLLVLHGWEPQADFAASLALRRDDRGYIHTDFATARASAEGVYAIGEVANRMHPCVVTSMADGVVAAKAIQAAIEQESGRQPGAAHSFHRNP, encoded by the coding sequence ATGCCGCAATACAGCGACGCCATCATCGTGGGGGGCGGTCCGGCGGGGGCCTCGTGCGCCATTTGGCTGGCCCGGTTGGGACTGGCGCCGTTGCTGGTGGAGGCCGGCGCGCGCCCGGGCGGCCTGCCCAACGACAATCCCTTCGCGGACGACTGGATCGCCGCCTTGCCCGGCGTCACCGGCCAGCAGGTGGGCGCCAATATCGCCCGCAGCGTCGAGGCGGCCGGCGTGCCGGTGCGCTGCGGCCGGCGCGCCGTGGCGGTGGAACGCACGGAAACCGGGTTCGCGGTGACGGTCCAGGCGGCGCAGGGCGGCATGCCTGCCGCACCCGCACCCGCATCCGAAGCCCTGTACGGCCGCCATCTGGTCATCGCCTCCGGCGTGCGGGCGCGCAATCTCGCGGACGCGGCGCCCGGCGACCGCTGGCCCGGCGTGCTGGTGGGGCCGGGATCGGCCATCGTGGAACAGGACTATGCGGGCCGGTCGGTGGCCGTCCTGGGCGGCGGCGACAACGGTTTCGAGAACTATGCCTATGTGAAGAGCCGGGGCGCGAGCGCGGTCCATCTGTACGCGCGCACCGTGCGGGCGCGGCCGCAACTGGTCGACGCCGTGCCGGCGGCGGACCTGCGGCTGGGCGATTACCAGGTGGATCCGGTCGCGCGCCGGGTCGAGGAGCAGTCCTACGATCTGCTGCTGGTGCTCCATGGCTGGGAGCCTCAGGCGGATTTCGCGGCCTCCCTGGCGTTGCGGCGCGACGATCGCGGCTATATCCACACCGACTTCGCCACCGCGCGCGCCAGCGCGGAGGGCGTCTACGCGATCGGCGAGGTGGCCAATCGCATGCACCCCTGCGTGGTGACGTCGATGGCGGATGGCGTGGTGGCCGCCAAGGCGATACAGGCCGCCATCGAGCAGGAGTCCGGCCGGCAGCCCGGCGCCGCGCATTCATTCCATCGCAACCCATAA
- the prmC gene encoding peptide chain release factor N(5)-glutamine methyltransferase — protein MATAKDILFAAGLPRLEARMLLEHVLQKPRSWILAHDTDPLPPEAVRAYAVLAARRAAGEPIAYLLGEREFMGHAFKVGPDVLIPRPETELLVETALEWLRGFDSLSVLDMGTGSGAIAISIALARPDVAVLATDQSLAALKVAAENALRLKARVHFSPGDWYGALTAVRKFDLIVSNPPYISRQDPHLEQGDLRFEPRRALTDDADGLQALRVIIAGAPAHLKPGGAIWVEHGWDQAAAVRGLLEAAGLRGVDSRRDLAGIERISGGYL, from the coding sequence GTGGCCACCGCCAAGGACATCCTGTTCGCCGCCGGCCTGCCCCGGCTGGAGGCGCGCATGCTGCTGGAGCACGTCCTGCAGAAGCCGCGTAGCTGGATCCTGGCGCACGATACGGACCCGTTGCCGCCGGAGGCGGTGCGCGCCTACGCCGTGCTGGCGGCGCGCCGCGCGGCCGGCGAGCCCATCGCCTACCTGCTGGGCGAACGCGAATTCATGGGGCATGCGTTCAAGGTGGGACCGGACGTGCTGATCCCCCGCCCGGAAACCGAACTGCTGGTGGAAACCGCGCTGGAGTGGCTGCGGGGCTTCGACTCGCTCTCGGTGCTGGACATGGGCACGGGCAGCGGCGCCATCGCCATTTCCATCGCGCTGGCCCGGCCCGACGTCGCGGTGCTGGCCACCGACCAAAGCCTGGCCGCCCTGAAGGTGGCGGCCGAGAACGCGCTGCGGCTCAAGGCCCGGGTGCATTTCTCGCCGGGCGATTGGTACGGGGCCCTGACGGCGGTGCGGAAGTTCGACCTGATCGTGTCCAACCCCCCTTATATTTCCCGCCAGGATCCCCATCTGGAGCAGGGCGACCTGCGCTTCGAGCCGCGCCGGGCCCTGACCGACGATGCCGACGGCTTGCAGGCCCTGCGCGTCATCATCGCCGGGGCGCCCGCGCACCTGAAACCGGGCGGCGCCATCTGGGTCGAACACGGCTGGGACCAGGCGGCCGCGGTGCGCGGCCTGCTGGAGGCGGCCGGCCTGCGCGGCGTCGACAGCCGGCGGGACCTGGCCGGCATCGAGCGGATTTCCGGCGGGTACCTATAA
- the grxD gene encoding Grx4 family monothiol glutaredoxin translates to MSDVQEFLRETVTQHPVVLFMKGTAQFPQCGFSGRAIQLLKGCGVKKLVTVNVLEDDEVRQGIKTFSNWPTIPQLYIGGEFVGGSDIMSELSESGELKKMLEAAGATA, encoded by the coding sequence ATGAGCGACGTTCAAGAATTCCTCCGTGAAACCGTCACGCAGCATCCGGTGGTGCTGTTCATGAAAGGCACGGCCCAGTTTCCCCAATGCGGCTTTTCCGGCCGCGCCATCCAGCTCCTCAAGGGCTGTGGCGTGAAGAAGCTGGTCACGGTCAACGTGCTGGAAGACGACGAAGTCCGCCAGGGCATCAAGACGTTTTCGAATTGGCCCACGATTCCGCAGTTGTACATCGGCGGCGAGTTCGTCGGCGGCTCGGACATCATGTCCGAACTGAGCGAAAGCGGCGAACTGAAGAAGATGCTCGAAGCCGCCGGAGCCACTGCGTGA
- a CDS encoding enoyl-CoA hydratase yields the protein MSESLVLVETRGRVGLLTLNRPKALNALNDALMDELGSALLAFEQDDGIGAIVITGSEKAFAAGADIGAMKDWSYMDVYRSDYITRNWETLKRVRKPVIAAVAGYALGGGCELAMMCDLLIAADSARFGQPEIKLGVIPGAGGTQRLPRAVGKAKAMDLILTGRMMGAEEAERAGLVSRVVPAAKLLDEAIEAATVIASMSLASVMMAKESVNRAFEGSLNEGLLFERRVFHALFGTEDQKEGMAAFVEKREARFKHR from the coding sequence ATGAGCGAATCGTTGGTGCTGGTCGAAACCCGTGGCCGGGTCGGTTTATTGACGCTTAACCGGCCCAAGGCCCTGAATGCGCTCAACGACGCGCTGATGGACGAACTGGGCAGCGCCTTGCTGGCGTTCGAGCAGGATGACGGCATCGGCGCCATCGTCATCACGGGGAGTGAAAAAGCGTTCGCCGCGGGCGCCGACATCGGCGCCATGAAGGACTGGTCCTATATGGACGTCTATCGCAGCGACTACATCACCCGTAATTGGGAAACGCTCAAGCGCGTGCGCAAGCCGGTCATCGCCGCGGTGGCCGGCTATGCCCTGGGCGGCGGCTGCGAGCTGGCCATGATGTGCGACCTGCTGATCGCCGCCGACAGCGCCCGGTTCGGCCAGCCGGAAATCAAGCTGGGCGTGATCCCCGGCGCCGGCGGCACCCAGCGCCTGCCGCGCGCCGTCGGCAAGGCCAAGGCCATGGACCTGATCCTGACCGGGCGCATGATGGGCGCCGAGGAAGCCGAGCGCGCGGGCCTGGTCTCGCGCGTGGTGCCGGCCGCCAAGCTGCTGGACGAGGCGATCGAGGCGGCCACCGTCATCGCCTCCATGTCCCTCGCGTCGGTGATGATGGCGAAGGAATCGGTCAACCGGGCCTTCGAGGGCTCGCTCAACGAAGGGCTGCTGTTCGAACGCCGGGTCTTCCATGCCCTGTTCGGGACCGAGGACCAGAAAGAGGGCATGGCCGCCTTCGTCGAAAAGCGCGAGGCCCGGTTCAAGCATCGTTAG
- a CDS encoding UbiX family flavin prenyltransferase: MTQPRRRLVVGVTGATGSLYAVRLLQALRSVPDVESHLVVSASGVLNAKHELDMGRQALHALADHAYSVRDVGATLASGAFPTAGMVIAPCSMRTLAAVAHGLSDNLITRAADVTLKERRRLVLMVRETPYNLAHLRNMTAVTEMGGIVFPPLPAFYFKPSSIEEMVDHTVSRVLDLFGISTPAPQWEGT; encoded by the coding sequence GTGACGCAGCCCAGGCGCCGGCTGGTGGTCGGCGTCACCGGCGCCACCGGCTCCCTCTACGCGGTGCGGCTGCTGCAGGCGCTGCGGTCGGTGCCCGACGTCGAGTCGCACCTGGTGGTCTCGGCCTCCGGTGTGCTCAACGCCAAGCATGAACTGGACATGGGCCGGCAGGCGCTGCACGCGCTGGCGGACCATGCCTATAGCGTGCGCGACGTCGGCGCCACCCTGGCCAGCGGCGCCTTTCCCACCGCCGGCATGGTGATCGCGCCATGCTCCATGCGCACGCTGGCGGCGGTGGCGCACGGTCTTTCCGACAACCTGATCACGCGCGCGGCCGACGTCACGCTCAAGGAGCGCCGCCGCCTGGTGTTGATGGTGCGCGAAACGCCCTACAACCTGGCGCACCTGCGCAATATGACGGCCGTCACCGAAATGGGCGGCATCGTGTTTCCGCCCCTGCCGGCCTTTTATTTCAAGCCGTCCTCGATCGAGGAAATGGTCGACCACACCGTGTCGCGCGTGCTGGACCTGTTCGGTATCTCGACGCCGGCCCCGCAATGGGAAGGCACCTGA
- a CDS encoding ATP synthase subunit I, which produces MTGHGTENRDASNADRVAESAAYAHAYEPGGIKLSAEDKAALDARAGRGLVRAVMAQGVMAVLATVIAGAVAGSAAAWSALAGAGAYFVPNTLFALRLLLNAHQPGRANPFTFFLGEAFKLGMTVLLLGLTVYFGRGQIVWPALLIGLLCVLKGHVLLLMTGKLS; this is translated from the coding sequence ATGACCGGGCATGGGACGGAAAACCGGGACGCATCCAATGCGGACCGGGTCGCAGAAAGTGCGGCATACGCTCATGCGTACGAGCCGGGCGGCATCAAGCTCAGCGCCGAGGACAAGGCGGCGCTGGATGCGAGGGCAGGCCGGGGGCTGGTGCGGGCGGTCATGGCCCAGGGTGTGATGGCGGTGCTGGCGACAGTGATTGCCGGGGCGGTAGCGGGATCGGCGGCAGCCTGGTCGGCGCTGGCGGGGGCGGGGGCATATTTCGTGCCAAATACCCTGTTTGCGTTGCGGTTGTTGCTCAACGCGCACCAACCCGGGCGGGCCAATCCGTTTACGTTTTTCCTGGGCGAAGCATTCAAGCTGGGCATGACGGTTCTGCTGTTGGGGCTCACGGTTTACTTCGGTCGTGGACAAATCGTCTGGCCGGCTTTGTTGATCGGTTTGCTGTGCGTGCTCAAGGGGCATGTGCTGCTGCTGATGACGGGCAAGTTGTCATAG
- the ttcA gene encoding tRNA 2-thiocytidine(32) synthetase TtcA, which translates to MNAPDPSVAAAAEAAKAARSKARLEANKLAKRLARETTRAIADYNMIEAGDRVMVCLSGGKDSYSLLDVLMRLRERAPFPFELIAVNLDQKQPDFPSEVLPGYLRELGIPFHIETRDTYSVVKRLVPEGKTMCSLCSRLRRGILYRVADELGCTKIALGHHRDDILGTFFLNMFYGGKLKAMPPKLVSDDGRHTIIRPLAYIQESDLAAYAEEKRFPIIPCNLCGSQENLKRKEVGRMLREWDRQHPGRSWNIFNALSSVAPSHLMDRQLFDFAGLRPSGQPDVNGDTAFDQEDPGGGHASGDEDACAAPSGQEGPRETTVSFVRFE; encoded by the coding sequence ATGAACGCCCCTGATCCCTCCGTGGCCGCGGCCGCGGAAGCCGCCAAAGCCGCCCGTTCCAAGGCCCGCCTCGAAGCCAACAAGCTGGCCAAGCGGCTGGCCCGCGAAACCACGCGCGCGATCGCCGACTACAACATGATCGAGGCGGGCGACCGCGTCATGGTCTGCCTGTCCGGCGGCAAGGATTCGTACAGCCTGCTCGACGTGCTGATGCGGCTGCGCGAACGCGCGCCCTTCCCCTTCGAGCTGATCGCCGTCAACCTGGACCAGAAACAGCCGGACTTCCCGTCCGAGGTGCTGCCCGGCTACCTGCGCGAACTGGGCATCCCTTTCCACATCGAAACGCGCGACACCTATTCGGTGGTGAAGCGCCTGGTGCCGGAAGGCAAGACCATGTGCTCGCTATGCTCGCGGCTGCGGCGCGGCATCCTGTACCGCGTGGCCGACGAGCTGGGCTGTACCAAGATCGCCCTGGGCCATCATCGCGACGACATCCTGGGCACGTTCTTCCTGAACATGTTCTATGGCGGCAAGCTCAAGGCCATGCCGCCCAAGCTGGTGTCCGACGACGGCCGCCACACCATCATCCGCCCGCTGGCCTACATCCAGGAATCCGACCTGGCGGCCTACGCGGAGGAAAAGCGCTTTCCCATCATCCCCTGCAACCTGTGCGGTTCGCAGGAGAACCTCAAGCGCAAGGAAGTCGGGCGCATGCTGCGGGAATGGGACCGCCAGCATCCGGGACGGTCCTGGAACATCTTCAACGCCCTGTCCAGCGTGGCGCCGTCGCACCTGATGGACCGCCAGTTGTTCGATTTCGCCGGCCTGCGCCCAAGCGGCCAGCCCGACGTGAACGGCGACACCGCATTCGACCAGGAGGATCCGGGCGGCGGGCATGCGTCCGGCGACGAAGATGCCTGTGCGGCGCCTTCCGGGCAAGAGGGCCCCCGCGAGACGACGGTCTCGTTCGTCAGGTTCGAGTGA
- a CDS encoding DUF1254 domain-containing protein yields the protein MRNLSHPRPLRLAVLACALGLSCAAVAQSPQPTFRLVSETPLQAAAPTVSGQELHDIAVDAYVYAYPMVLMELTRRNATNVQTPLDGRAPMNMFGHKTAFPDARTPDVHWPSTDTLYSSMWYDVSREPLIVRVPDAGNRYYFLSLLDMWTDVYASRGTRTVGNRPQAFAIVGPYWQGTLPPGVEGVRSPTSTGWVLGHVQTNGPADYAAVNQFQSGLVTQPLSTVSPAYGQQAGRTYMPVTGNVDPNLNTQTPPADLVASMDAATFWGIFAEAVRNNPPHANDYPMLDRLRRIGVGTGQPLVYSRLDPAVQQALAQAGPEAGRRIADYLSGLGDGYNGWNTVSEGIGTYGTDYLRRAAIAYAGLGAGVPEDVMYPVTSIDSKGRALDGDEDYVLHFDKGQLPPVNAFWSLVVYGPNQTFVDNQANKYAIHSTDALKYNADGSLDIYIRQKAPGRDKQSNWLPTPKSGPFMMNMRLYWPRSTALDGSWAPPPVQRD from the coding sequence ATGCGTAATCTTTCACATCCTCGTCCCTTGCGCCTGGCCGTCCTGGCCTGCGCCCTGGGCTTGAGCTGCGCGGCCGTGGCGCAGTCGCCCCAGCCCACTTTCCGCCTGGTCTCCGAAACGCCGCTCCAAGCCGCCGCGCCGACGGTCAGCGGGCAGGAACTGCACGACATCGCGGTGGACGCCTATGTGTATGCCTACCCGATGGTGTTGATGGAGCTGACCCGCCGCAATGCGACCAACGTGCAGACGCCGCTGGACGGCCGCGCGCCGATGAACATGTTCGGCCACAAGACGGCTTTCCCCGATGCGCGCACCCCGGATGTCCATTGGCCCAGCACCGACACCCTCTATTCCAGCATGTGGTACGACGTCAGCCGCGAGCCGCTGATCGTGCGGGTGCCGGACGCCGGCAACCGCTACTACTTCCTGAGCCTGCTGGATATGTGGACGGACGTGTACGCGTCGCGCGGCACCCGGACCGTCGGCAACCGGCCCCAGGCGTTCGCGATCGTGGGCCCGTATTGGCAGGGCACCCTGCCCCCCGGCGTCGAAGGGGTGCGCAGCCCGACCTCCACCGGGTGGGTGCTCGGACACGTCCAGACCAACGGTCCCGCCGACTACGCCGCCGTGAACCAGTTCCAGTCGGGCCTGGTCACCCAGCCCTTGAGCACCGTCAGCCCGGCCTATGGCCAGCAGGCGGGCCGGACCTATATGCCGGTGACCGGCAACGTCGATCCCAACCTGAATACCCAGACGCCGCCGGCCGACCTGGTCGCCTCGATGGACGCCGCGACGTTCTGGGGCATCTTCGCCGAGGCCGTGCGCAACAACCCGCCGCACGCCAACGACTATCCCATGCTCGACCGCCTGCGCCGCATCGGCGTGGGGACCGGGCAGCCCCTGGTGTACAGCCGCCTCGATCCGGCGGTGCAGCAGGCCCTGGCCCAGGCGGGTCCGGAGGCCGGCCGCCGCATCGCCGACTACCTGTCGGGCCTGGGCGACGGCTACAACGGCTGGAACACCGTGTCCGAGGGCATCGGCACCTACGGCACCGATTACCTGCGCCGCGCCGCCATCGCCTATGCGGGGCTGGGCGCCGGCGTGCCGGAAGACGTGATGTATCCGGTCACCTCGATCGATTCCAAGGGCCGGGCGCTGGACGGCGACGAGGACTACGTCCTGCACTTCGACAAGGGCCAGTTGCCGCCGGTCAACGCGTTCTGGTCGCTGGTCGTGTACGGCCCGAACCAGACCTTCGTCGATAACCAGGCCAACAAGTACGCCATCCACAGCACGGACGCGCTGAAGTACAACGCCGACGGCTCGCTGGACATCTACATCCGCCAGAAGGCGCCGGGCCGCGACAAGCAGAGCAACTGGCTGCCGACGCCGAAGTCCGGCCCCTTCATGATGAACATGCGGCTGTACTGGCCGCGCAGCACCGCCCTGGACGGCAGTTGGGCGCCCCCGCCGGTGCAACGTGACTGA
- a CDS encoding DUF4148 domain-containing protein produces the protein MKTIATSLIVSFALIGAAQAAGPVGSSIDTLPFQGVYGQADNSTSRAQVQAELQKARNEGLVANSDVDNAPFTAQADSGVSRAEVAAQAAQHPTVIGDLNNVPFQG, from the coding sequence ATGAAGACCATTGCTACCTCGCTGATCGTTTCGTTTGCCCTGATCGGTGCCGCCCAAGCCGCGGGCCCCGTCGGCAGCAGCATCGACACCCTGCCTTTCCAAGGCGTCTACGGCCAGGCCGACAACTCGACCAGCCGCGCCCAGGTGCAGGCCGAACTGCAAAAGGCCCGCAATGAAGGTCTGGTCGCCAACAGCGACGTCGACAACGCCCCCTTCACCGCGCAAGCCGATTCCGGCGTGTCGCGTGCTGAAGTCGCCGCGCAAGCCGCGCAGCACCCCACCGTCATCGGTGACCTGAACAACGTGCCCTTCCAAGGCTGA
- the folB gene encoding dihydroneopterin aldolase: MPTRRIIFSRLALDARIGILEHERRATQPLHVDAEIDVDITRDVDDHDIHSVLDYRALREAIVAVCTHSHVNLIETLTEQVAERLMNEFKDIRAVRIRISKPMAFSDCAAVGVEIYTSR, translated from the coding sequence ATGCCTACCCGCCGCATCATCTTTTCCCGCCTCGCCCTCGACGCCCGCATCGGCATCCTGGAGCACGAGCGCCGCGCCACGCAGCCGCTGCACGTCGACGCGGAAATCGACGTCGACATCACGCGCGACGTCGACGACCACGACATCCACAGCGTGCTGGACTACCGCGCCCTGCGCGAGGCCATCGTGGCGGTCTGCACGCATTCGCACGTCAACCTCATCGAGACGCTGACCGAACAAGTGGCGGAGCGCCTGATGAACGAGTTCAAGGACATCCGCGCGGTGCGCATCCGCATCAGCAAGCCGATGGCCTTTTCCGATTGCGCCGCCGTCGGCGTGGAGATCTACACCAGCCGCTGA
- a CDS encoding M61 family metallopeptidase, with protein sequence MTHPVIYRLEPHDPAGHRYRVTLTVSQPDPDGQSLSLPAWIPGSYLIRDFSRQIETLTARAGGRRLRVRKTDNHTWKVAPCEGPLVVDYTVYAWDLSVRGAHLDESHGFFNGASVFLCVEGQAQQPCLLDLAPPPGIAGWKVYTSLPEARGVAGAARRHGFGLYRAPDYDALIDHPVEMGTPQVARFEAHGAEHELVFTGVIPRLDLPRIAADVKRICETQIAFFEPQSKRAPFLDSSDRYVFMTMVTGDGYGGLEHRASTALMTARKDLPVKGQIGQGEGYRGFLGLVSHEYFHTWNVKRIKPAAFAPYDLRQPALTRLLWVFEGFTSYYDDLFLLRSGAIAENDYLRLLGKTITTVTRGPGRFKQSVAQSSFDAWTRYYKQDENSPNAIVSYYTKGSLVALGLDLTIRKESRGRHSLDDVMRLMWRRYGRDFYQGKPQGIAEDSLPALVREATGVDARAFIERYAEGLADLPLAELLAGQGIALQWKPASNLPSLDARTRKQGDGVALAGVLEGGAAHKAGLSAGDELVAIDGLRVAGPAGLELLLAQYRPGDTVAVHVFRRDELRVFRARLAAQAPLDCVLTRAG encoded by the coding sequence ATGACGCATCCCGTAATTTACCGCTTGGAACCCCACGATCCGGCCGGGCATCGCTATCGCGTCACGCTGACCGTCAGCCAGCCCGACCCCGATGGCCAATCGCTGTCCCTGCCGGCCTGGATTCCGGGCAGCTACCTGATCCGCGATTTCTCGCGCCAGATCGAGACGCTGACGGCGCGCGCGGGCGGACGGCGCCTGCGGGTGCGCAAGACCGACAACCATACCTGGAAAGTGGCGCCCTGCGAGGGCCCCCTGGTGGTGGACTATACGGTCTATGCCTGGGATCTGTCGGTGCGCGGCGCGCACCTGGACGAAAGCCACGGCTTCTTCAACGGCGCCAGCGTATTCCTGTGCGTCGAGGGCCAGGCGCAACAGCCCTGCCTGCTGGACCTGGCGCCGCCGCCGGGCATCGCCGGCTGGAAGGTGTACACCAGCCTGCCCGAGGCGCGCGGCGTGGCCGGCGCGGCCCGGCGCCATGGCTTCGGCCTGTACCGCGCGCCGGACTACGACGCGCTGATCGACCATCCGGTGGAAATGGGCACGCCGCAAGTGGCGCGCTTCGAGGCCCACGGCGCCGAGCACGAACTCGTGTTCACGGGCGTGATTCCACGCCTGGACCTGCCGCGCATCGCCGCGGACGTGAAACGCATCTGCGAAACCCAGATCGCTTTTTTCGAACCCCAGAGCAAGCGCGCGCCTTTTCTCGACAGCAGCGATCGCTACGTGTTCATGACCATGGTCACCGGCGACGGCTATGGCGGGCTGGAGCATCGCGCCTCGACCGCGCTGATGACCGCGCGCAAGGACCTGCCGGTGAAGGGCCAGATCGGCCAGGGCGAAGGCTACCGCGGCTTCCTGGGCCTGGTCAGCCACGAATACTTCCATACCTGGAACGTCAAGCGCATCAAGCCGGCGGCGTTCGCGCCCTATGACCTGCGCCAGCCGGCGCTGACCCGGCTGCTGTGGGTATTCGAGGGCTTCACCTCGTATTACGACGATCTCTTCCTGCTGCGCTCGGGCGCCATCGCCGAGAACGACTATCTGCGCCTGCTGGGCAAGACCATCACCACGGTGACGCGCGGTCCCGGCCGGTTCAAGCAATCGGTGGCGCAAAGCTCCTTCGACGCCTGGACGCGGTACTACAAGCAGGACGAGAACTCGCCCAACGCCATCGTCAGCTACTACACCAAGGGCTCGCTGGTGGCGCTGGGGCTGGACCTGACCATACGGAAGGAATCCCGCGGCCGCCATTCGCTGGACGACGTCATGCGCCTGATGTGGCGTCGTTACGGGCGCGATTTCTACCAGGGCAAGCCGCAAGGCATCGCCGAGGACAGCCTGCCCGCGCTGGTGCGCGAGGCGACCGGCGTGGACGCGCGCGCGTTCATCGAACGCTACGCCGAAGGCCTCGCCGACCTGCCGCTGGCCGAGCTGCTGGCCGGCCAGGGCATCGCCCTGCAATGGAAGCCGGCCTCCAACCTGCCCAGCCTGGATGCGCGCACGCGCAAGCAGGGCGACGGCGTGGCGCTGGCCGGCGTGCTGGAAGGCGGCGCGGCGCACAAGGCGGGCCTGTCGGCCGGCGACGAACTGGTGGCCATCGACGGCCTGCGCGTGGCCGGCCCCGCCGGCCTGGAACTGCTGCTGGCGCAATACCGCCCCGGCGACACGGTCGCCGTGCACGTATTCCGCCGCGACGAACTGCGCGTGTTCCGCGCGCGCCTGGCGGCGCAGGCGCCGCTGGATTGCGTGTTGACGCGGGCGGGCTGA